The following are from one region of the Erwinia billingiae Eb661 genome:
- a CDS encoding biofilm development regulator YmgB/AriR family protein — protein sequence MRHSTPGAGRAITEYFNSPAFHAPKESELLAAILTELMRRGRPTHSKVIIATVIAKLEGEVDEALLQGYRNLLTQLLEEKEE from the coding sequence ATGAGACATTCAACGCCTGGCGCTGGCCGCGCAATAACGGAATATTTTAACAGTCCGGCTTTTCATGCGCCGAAAGAGAGTGAACTGCTGGCGGCAATCCTGACCGAACTGATGCGCCGGGGACGGCCTACCCACAGCAAAGTGATTATCGCCACGGTGATTGCCAAGCTGGAAGGGGAAGTCGATGAGGCGCTGCTGCAAGGGTATCGCAATTTACTGACGCAGCTATTGGAAGAGAAAGAAGAGTAA
- the cspE gene encoding transcription antiterminator/RNA stability regulator CspE, whose amino-acid sequence MSNKMTGLVKWFNAEKGFGFISPTDGSKDVFVHFSAIQNGGFKTLEEGQKVEFSIENGQKGPAAANVTAL is encoded by the coding sequence ATGTCTAACAAAATGACTGGTTTAGTAAAATGGTTCAACGCTGAGAAAGGTTTCGGCTTCATCTCCCCAACCGACGGCAGCAAAGACGTATTCGTTCACTTCTCTGCAATCCAGAACGGCGGCTTCAAGACGCTGGAAGAAGGTCAGAAAGTTGAGTTCTCTATCGAAAACGGCCAGAAAGGCCCAGCAGCTGCTAACGTAACTGCTCTGTAA
- a CDS encoding multidrug efflux MFS transporter — MESWKVNLISVWFGCLFTGLAISQIIPFLPLYVEQLGVTDPSSLTLWSGLIFSVTFMVSAIVSPMWGSLADRKGRKLMLLRASLGMGIVIFLQAFVTDVWQLFLLRALMGLTSGYIPNAMALVATQVPRERSGWAMSMVTTAQICGVIMGPMMGGFLADWVGLRAVFLITSGLLLTSFLITLFLIKEGGQPRVKKEDKLSGTMVFRSLGNPGLIISLFLTTLTIQLCNGSISPILTLFVRELEPNVQNIAFISGVVAAIPGVSALFSAPTLGKLGDRIGAQRILFSALILTFVLFVTMSWAGSAFQLGALRFLLGFAEGAMMPAVQTMLLRYSSDRVTGRIFGYNQSFMYLGNVVGPLIGSGVSAIGGFRWVFAATAVVVLANTVQLIVTWRNRKVVTAAQA, encoded by the coding sequence ATGGAATCCTGGAAGGTTAACCTCATCTCAGTCTGGTTCGGCTGCCTCTTTACCGGCCTCGCGATCAGTCAAATCATCCCTTTTTTGCCGCTCTACGTTGAGCAACTGGGCGTTACCGATCCCAGCTCGCTGACCCTCTGGTCCGGACTTATCTTTAGCGTAACCTTTATGGTCTCGGCCATCGTCTCGCCGATGTGGGGCAGCCTTGCCGATCGTAAAGGCCGCAAGCTGATGCTGCTCCGTGCTTCTCTGGGCATGGGGATAGTGATTTTTCTGCAAGCATTTGTCACCGATGTCTGGCAGCTGTTTTTGCTGCGTGCGTTGATGGGGCTGACGTCCGGCTATATTCCCAATGCCATGGCGCTGGTGGCAACCCAGGTGCCGCGTGAGCGCAGCGGTTGGGCGATGAGTATGGTGACCACCGCCCAAATTTGCGGCGTGATCATGGGGCCGATGATGGGCGGTTTCCTGGCGGACTGGGTTGGGCTACGCGCGGTGTTCCTGATTACCTCGGGCTTACTGCTGACCAGTTTTCTGATCACGCTGTTCCTGATCAAAGAGGGCGGCCAGCCGAGGGTGAAAAAAGAGGATAAGCTTTCCGGCACCATGGTCTTCCGGTCACTCGGCAATCCCGGCCTGATTATCAGCCTGTTTCTGACCACCCTCACCATCCAGCTGTGCAATGGCTCGATCAGCCCGATCCTGACGCTGTTTGTGCGGGAACTTGAGCCGAACGTGCAGAATATTGCCTTTATCAGCGGGGTGGTAGCGGCCATTCCCGGCGTGTCTGCGCTGTTTTCGGCGCCGACGTTGGGGAAACTGGGCGATCGGATTGGCGCCCAGCGCATCCTGTTTTCCGCGCTGATCCTGACCTTCGTGCTGTTTGTGACCATGTCATGGGCGGGAAGTGCATTCCAGCTGGGTGCTCTGCGTTTCCTGCTGGGGTTTGCGGAAGGGGCGATGATGCCCGCGGTGCAAACCATGCTGCTGCGCTATTCCAGCGATCGGGTTACCGGACGCATTTTTGGCTACAACCAGTCATTTATGTACCTGGGCAACGTCGTCGGGCCGCTGATTGGTTCCGGCGTGTCGGCCATTGGCGGATTCCGCTGGGTATTTGCGGCAACGGCGGTGGTGGTCCTGGCCAATACGGTTCAGCTGATCGTCACCTGGCGTAACCGCAAAGTGGTGACGGCGGCTCAGGCCTGA